In the Oryza glaberrima chromosome 6, OglaRS2, whole genome shotgun sequence genome, one interval contains:
- the LOC127776483 gene encoding NAC domain-containing protein 21/22-like, translating to MSGMNSLSMVEARLPPGFRFHPRDDELVLDYLERKLLDGGVGGAAAAAAAVTIYGCPVMVDVDLNKCEPWDLPEIACVGGKEWYFYSLRDRKYATGQRTNRATESGYWKATGKDRPISRKGLLVGMRKTLVFYKGRAPKGKKTEWVMHEFRKEGQGDPMKLPLKEDWVLCRVFYKSRTTIAKLPTEGSYNNIDSVATTSLPPLTDNYIAFDQPGSMQNLEGYEQVPCFSNNPSQQPSSSMNVPLTSAMVDQEQNNMGRAIKDVLSQFTKFEGNVKREALQSNFSQDGFDYMAESGFTQMWNSLS from the exons ATGAGCGGGATGAATTCGCTGAGCATGGTGGAGGCGAGGCTTCCGCCGGGGTTCAGGTTCCACCCGCGAGACGACGAGCTCGTGCTGGACTACCTGGAAAGGAagctcctcgacggcggcgtgggcggcgccgcggcggcggcggcggcggtcaccATCTACGGCTGCCCGGTGATGGTCGACGTCGATCTCAACAAGTGCGAGCCATGGGACCTTCCTG AGATCGCTTGCGTTGGTGGCAAGGAGTGGTACTTCTATAGCCTTAGGGATAGGAAGTATGCAACTGGCCAACGAACAAATAGAGCAACCGAATCGGGCTACTGGAAGGCCACAGGAAAAGATCGCCCAATAAGCCGGAAAGGATTGCTCGTCGGTATGCGAAAAACCCTGGTGTTCTACAAAGGTAGAGCCCCTAAGGGGAAGAAGACCGAGTGGGTCATGCATGAATTCCGCAAAGAAGGACAAGGGGATCCGATGAAGTTGCCTCTCAAG GAGGACTGGGTCTTGTGTAGAGTCTTCTACAAGAGTAGGACAACCATTGCCAAGCTGCCAACGGAGGGTAGCTACAACAATATTGACAGTGTGGCCACAACTTCACTGCCTCCCCTCACTGACAACTACATTGCATTTGATCAGCCTGGTTCAATGCAAAACCTAGAGGGTTATGAGCAAGTGCCCTGCTTCTCCAATAATCCCTCTCAACAGCCATCGTCGTCGATGAATGTTCCGTTGACATCGGCCATGGTTGATCAAGAGCAAAACAATATGGGTAGGGCGATCAAGGATGTGCTGAGCCAATTCACCAAGTTTGAAGGCAATGTGAAGAGGGAGGCCCTTCAAAGTAATTTTTCCCAGGATGGATTTGATTACATGGCTGAGAGTGGCTTCACACAAATGTGGAACTCACTCAGTTGA
- the LOC127776482 gene encoding probable alpha-glucosidase Os06g0675700 isoform X2, translated as MMGSPPAPPARRLGALAVFLLALFLAAPWGVDCGYNVASVAGSKNRLRARLELAGGGGGAAPELGPDVRRLSLTASLETDSRLHVRITDADHPRWEVPQDVIPRPSPDSFLAATRPGGGRVLSTATSDLTFAIHTSPFRFTVTRRSTGDVLFDTTPNLVFKDRYLELTSSLPPPGRASLYGLGEQTKRTFRLQRNDTFTLWNSDIAAGNVDLNLYGSHPFYMDVRSGGGGGGGAAHGVLLLNSNGMDVIYGGSYVTYKVIGGVLDFYFFAGPSPLAVVDQYTQLIGRPAPMPYWSFGFHQCRYGYKNVADLEGVVAGYAKARIPLEVMWTDIDYMDAYKDFTLDPVNFPADRMRPFVDRLHRNGQKFVVIIDPGINVNTTYGTFVRGMKQDIFLKWNGSNYLGVVWPGNVYFPDFLNPRAAEFWAREIAAFRRTLPVDGLWVDMNEISNFVDPPPLNAIDDPPYRINNSGVRRPINNKTVPASAVHYGGVAEYDAHNLFGFLEARATHDALLRDTGRRPFVLSRSTFVGSGRYTAHWTGDNAATWEDLHYSINTMLSFGLFGIPMIGADICGFGGNTTEELCSRWIQLGAFYPFSRDHSAIGTVRRELYLWESVARSARKALGLRYRLLPYLYTLMYEAHTTGAPIARPLFFSYPGDVETYGIDRQFLLGRGVLVSPVLEPDATTVTAYFPAGRWFNLYDFSLAVATKTGKRVTLPAPADTVNVHVAGGNILTLQQPALTSSRVRQSVVHLLVALADDGTATGDLFLDDGESPEMAGPRSRWSQIKFSGATESGGGVVRVRSHVVHDSYAPSRTMAIGKVVLMGLRSPAPPKGFAVYANGVQVNASTAVGGAAGSPEKGALGVAHVSGLTLVVGQEFDLKVVMTY; from the exons ATGatgggctcgccgccggcgccgccggcgcgtcgTCTTGGCGCTCTCGCCGTCTTCTTGCTCGCTCTCTTCCTCGCCGCGCCGTGGGGCGTCGACTGCGGGTACAACGTCGCGTCGGTGGCCGGGTCGAAGAACCGGCTGAGGGCGCggctggagctcgccggcggcggcggcggcgccgcgccggagCTCGGCCCCGACGTGCGGCGGCTCAGCCTGACAGCGAG cctgGAGACGGACAGCCGGCTACACGTCCGCATCACCGACGCCGACCACCCTCGATGGGAGGTGCCCCAGGACGTCATCCCGCGCCCCTCGCCGGActccttcctcgccgccacacgcccaggcggcggccgcgtcctctCCACGGCGACCTCCGACCTCACCTTCGCCATCCACACCTCCCCGTTCCGCTTCACCGTCACCCGCCGCTCCACCGGTGACGTCCTCTTCGACACCACCCCAAACCTCGTCTTCAAGGATCGCTACCTCGAGCTCAcctcctcgctgccgccgccaggcCGCGCGTCGCTGTACGGCCTCGGCGAGCAGACCAAGCGCACGTTCCGGCTCCAGCGGAATGACACCTTCACACTCTGGAACtccgacatcgccgccggcaACGTCGACCTCAACCTGTACGGCTCCCACCCCTTCTACATGGACgtgcgctccggcggcggcggcggcggcggcgcggcgcacggcGTGCTCCTCCTTAACAGCAACGGCATGGACGTCATCTATGGCGGATCCTACGTCACCTACAAGGTGATCGGCGGCGTGCTGGATTTCTACTTCTTCGCCGGCCCGTCccctctcgccgtcgtcgaccagTACACCCAGCTCATCGGCCGACCTGCCCCCATGCCGTACTGGTCATTCG GGTTCCACCAGTGCAGGTACGGGTACAAGAACGTGGCTGATCTCgagggcgtcgtcgccggctacGCCAAGGCGAGGATCCCACTGGAGGTGATGTGGACGGACATCGATTACATGGACGCCTACAAGGACTTCACGCTTGATCCGGTGAACTTCCCGGCCGACCGGATGCGGCCGTTCGTCGACCGCCTCCACCGCAACGGCCAGAAGTTCGTCGTCATCATTGACCCAG GGATCAACGTGAACACGACGTATGGGACGTTCGTCCGGGGAATGAAGCAGGACATCTTCTTGAAGTGGAACGGGAGCAACTACCTCGGCGTGGTGTGGCCGGGGAACGTCTACTTCCCGGACTTCCTCaacccgcgcgccgccgagtTCTGGGCGCGCGAGATCGCCGCGTTCCGGCGGACCCTCCCCGTCGACGGGCTGTGGGTCGACATGAACGAGATCTCCAACTTCGTCGACCCGCCGCCGCTCAACGCGATCGACGACCCGCCGTACCGCATCAACAACTCCGGCGTGCGCCGCCCCATCAACAACAAGACGGTGCCGGCCTCCGCCGTGCACTACGGCGGCGTGGCCGAGTACGACGCGCACAACCTCTTCGGCTTCCTCGAGGCGCGGGCCACGCACGACGCGCTGCTCCGTGACACCGGCCGCCGGCCGTTCGTGCTCAGCCGCTCCACGTTCGTCGGCTCCGGCAGGTACACCGCTCACTGGACCGGCGACAACGCCGCGACGTGGGAGGACCTCCACTACTCCATCAACACCATGCTCAGCTTCGGCCTCTTCGGCATCCCCATGATCGGCGCCGACATCTGCGGCTTCGGCGGCAACACCACCGAGGAGCTCTGCAGCCGCTGGATTCAG CTTGGCGCGTTCTACCCGTTCTCGAGGGATCACTCGGCGATCGGCACCGTCCGGCGAGAGCTGTACCTGTGGGAGTCGgtggcgaggtcggcgaggaaggCGCTCGGCCTGCGCTACCGGCTGCTCCCCTACTTGTACACGCTCATGTACGAGGCGCACACCACCGGCGCGCCCATCGCGCGGCCGCTCTTCTTCTCCTACCCCGGCGACGTCGAGACGTACGGCATCGACAGGCAGTTCCTGCTCGGGCGCGGCGTGCTCGTGTCGCCGGTGCTCGAGCCGGACGCTACCACCGTCACCGCCTACTTCCCGGCCGGACGGTGGTTCAACCTCTACGActtctccctcgccgtcgccacgaAGACCGGCAAGCGCGTGACGCTGCCCGCGCCGGCGGACACGGTGAACGTGCACGTCGCCGGCGGGAACATCCTGACGCTGCAGCAGCCCGCGCTGACGTCGTCGCGCGTGCGCCAGAGCGTGGTCCACCTCCTGGTCGcgctcgccgacgacggcaCGGCCACCGGGGATCTCTTCCTGGACGACGGCGAgtcgccggagatggccgggCCGCGGAGCAGGTGGAGCCAGATCAAATTCAGCGGCGCGaccgagagcggcggcggcgtggtcagAGTGAGGTCGCATGTGGTGCACGACTCGTACGCGCCGAGCCGGACGATGGCCATCGGCAAGGTGGTGCTCATGGGGCtccggtcgccggcgccgcccaagGGGTTCGCCGTTTATGCCAACGGCGTCCAGGTGAACGCGAgcacggcggtcggcggcgccgccgggagcCCGGAGAAGGGAGCGCTGGGCGTCGCGCACGTCAGCGGGCTGACGCTGGTCGTCGGGCAGGAGTTCGATCTCAAGGTCGTGATGACCTATTAA
- the LOC127776482 gene encoding probable alpha-glucosidase Os06g0675700 isoform X1, which produces MSPRVRNGQITGPFPRRRIAVIRRASMATLTGSVAASPSVVSDAMATRARPLLLCLCLCFASSCLSSAVDAAAAAGNGYRTTAFLVDDEGRRLRAELVAGGGGGNTAYGGDVQRLDVYASLETDSRLHVRITDADHPRWEVPQDVIPRPSPDSFLAATRPGGGRVLSTATSDLTFAIHTSPFRFTVTRRSTGDVLFDTTPNLVFKDRYLELTSSLPPPGRASLYGLGEQTKRTFRLQRNDTFTLWNSDIAAGNVDLNLYGSHPFYMDVRSGGGGGGGAAHGVLLLNSNGMDVIYGGSYVTYKVIGGVLDFYFFAGPSPLAVVDQYTQLIGRPAPMPYWSFGFHQCRYGYKNVADLEGVVAGYAKARIPLEVMWTDIDYMDAYKDFTLDPVNFPADRMRPFVDRLHRNGQKFVVIIDPGINVNTTYGTFVRGMKQDIFLKWNGSNYLGVVWPGNVYFPDFLNPRAAEFWAREIAAFRRTLPVDGLWVDMNEISNFVDPPPLNAIDDPPYRINNSGVRRPINNKTVPASAVHYGGVAEYDAHNLFGFLEARATHDALLRDTGRRPFVLSRSTFVGSGRYTAHWTGDNAATWEDLHYSINTMLSFGLFGIPMIGADICGFGGNTTEELCSRWIQLGAFYPFSRDHSAIGTVRRELYLWESVARSARKALGLRYRLLPYLYTLMYEAHTTGAPIARPLFFSYPGDVETYGIDRQFLLGRGVLVSPVLEPDATTVTAYFPAGRWFNLYDFSLAVATKTGKRVTLPAPADTVNVHVAGGNILTLQQPALTSSRVRQSVVHLLVALADDGTATGDLFLDDGESPEMAGPRSRWSQIKFSGATESGGGVVRVRSHVVHDSYAPSRTMAIGKVVLMGLRSPAPPKGFAVYANGVQVNASTAVGGAAGSPEKGALGVAHVSGLTLVVGQEFDLKVVMTY; this is translated from the exons ATGTCGCCGCGCGTCAGAAACGGCCAAATCACCGGTCCATTCCCGCGGCGGAGGATCGCCGTAATAAGAAGGGCATCCATGGCGACGTTGACGGGTTCAGTAGCTGCCTCTCCCTCCGTCGTCTCCGACGCGATGGCGACAAGAGCTCGGCCATTGCTGCTGTGCCTGTGTCTCTGCTTCGCTTCTTCGTGCTTGAGCTCGgccgttgatgctgctgcagctgccggCAATGGCTACCGGACAACGGCGTTCCTGGTGGACGACGAAGGGAGGCGGCTCCGtgccgagctcgtcgccggcggcggcggcgggaacacGGCGTACGGCGGCGACGTGCAGAGGCTAGATGTGTATGCCAG cctgGAGACGGACAGCCGGCTACACGTCCGCATCACCGACGCCGACCACCCTCGATGGGAGGTGCCCCAGGACGTCATCCCGCGCCCCTCGCCGGActccttcctcgccgccacacgcccaggcggcggccgcgtcctctCCACGGCGACCTCCGACCTCACCTTCGCCATCCACACCTCCCCGTTCCGCTTCACCGTCACCCGCCGCTCCACCGGTGACGTCCTCTTCGACACCACCCCAAACCTCGTCTTCAAGGATCGCTACCTCGAGCTCAcctcctcgctgccgccgccaggcCGCGCGTCGCTGTACGGCCTCGGCGAGCAGACCAAGCGCACGTTCCGGCTCCAGCGGAATGACACCTTCACACTCTGGAACtccgacatcgccgccggcaACGTCGACCTCAACCTGTACGGCTCCCACCCCTTCTACATGGACgtgcgctccggcggcggcggcggcggcggcgcggcgcacggcGTGCTCCTCCTTAACAGCAACGGCATGGACGTCATCTATGGCGGATCCTACGTCACCTACAAGGTGATCGGCGGCGTGCTGGATTTCTACTTCTTCGCCGGCCCGTCccctctcgccgtcgtcgaccagTACACCCAGCTCATCGGCCGACCTGCCCCCATGCCGTACTGGTCATTCG GGTTCCACCAGTGCAGGTACGGGTACAAGAACGTGGCTGATCTCgagggcgtcgtcgccggctacGCCAAGGCGAGGATCCCACTGGAGGTGATGTGGACGGACATCGATTACATGGACGCCTACAAGGACTTCACGCTTGATCCGGTGAACTTCCCGGCCGACCGGATGCGGCCGTTCGTCGACCGCCTCCACCGCAACGGCCAGAAGTTCGTCGTCATCATTGACCCAG GGATCAACGTGAACACGACGTATGGGACGTTCGTCCGGGGAATGAAGCAGGACATCTTCTTGAAGTGGAACGGGAGCAACTACCTCGGCGTGGTGTGGCCGGGGAACGTCTACTTCCCGGACTTCCTCaacccgcgcgccgccgagtTCTGGGCGCGCGAGATCGCCGCGTTCCGGCGGACCCTCCCCGTCGACGGGCTGTGGGTCGACATGAACGAGATCTCCAACTTCGTCGACCCGCCGCCGCTCAACGCGATCGACGACCCGCCGTACCGCATCAACAACTCCGGCGTGCGCCGCCCCATCAACAACAAGACGGTGCCGGCCTCCGCCGTGCACTACGGCGGCGTGGCCGAGTACGACGCGCACAACCTCTTCGGCTTCCTCGAGGCGCGGGCCACGCACGACGCGCTGCTCCGTGACACCGGCCGCCGGCCGTTCGTGCTCAGCCGCTCCACGTTCGTCGGCTCCGGCAGGTACACCGCTCACTGGACCGGCGACAACGCCGCGACGTGGGAGGACCTCCACTACTCCATCAACACCATGCTCAGCTTCGGCCTCTTCGGCATCCCCATGATCGGCGCCGACATCTGCGGCTTCGGCGGCAACACCACCGAGGAGCTCTGCAGCCGCTGGATTCAG CTTGGCGCGTTCTACCCGTTCTCGAGGGATCACTCGGCGATCGGCACCGTCCGGCGAGAGCTGTACCTGTGGGAGTCGgtggcgaggtcggcgaggaaggCGCTCGGCCTGCGCTACCGGCTGCTCCCCTACTTGTACACGCTCATGTACGAGGCGCACACCACCGGCGCGCCCATCGCGCGGCCGCTCTTCTTCTCCTACCCCGGCGACGTCGAGACGTACGGCATCGACAGGCAGTTCCTGCTCGGGCGCGGCGTGCTCGTGTCGCCGGTGCTCGAGCCGGACGCTACCACCGTCACCGCCTACTTCCCGGCCGGACGGTGGTTCAACCTCTACGActtctccctcgccgtcgccacgaAGACCGGCAAGCGCGTGACGCTGCCCGCGCCGGCGGACACGGTGAACGTGCACGTCGCCGGCGGGAACATCCTGACGCTGCAGCAGCCCGCGCTGACGTCGTCGCGCGTGCGCCAGAGCGTGGTCCACCTCCTGGTCGcgctcgccgacgacggcaCGGCCACCGGGGATCTCTTCCTGGACGACGGCGAgtcgccggagatggccgggCCGCGGAGCAGGTGGAGCCAGATCAAATTCAGCGGCGCGaccgagagcggcggcggcgtggtcagAGTGAGGTCGCATGTGGTGCACGACTCGTACGCGCCGAGCCGGACGATGGCCATCGGCAAGGTGGTGCTCATGGGGCtccggtcgccggcgccgcccaagGGGTTCGCCGTTTATGCCAACGGCGTCCAGGTGAACGCGAgcacggcggtcggcggcgccgccgggagcCCGGAGAAGGGAGCGCTGGGCGTCGCGCACGTCAGCGGGCTGACGCTGGTCGTCGGGCAGGAGTTCGATCTCAAGGTCGTGATGACCTATTAA
- the LOC127777209 gene encoding metal transporter Nramp3: MSGPMQRSSQPQFISSVERNNQSNGPGTPLIDSIDVDQIVIPEKNSWKNLFSYIGPGFLVSIAYIDPGNFETDLQAGAQYKYELLWIILIASCAALIIQSLAARLGVVTGKHLAEHCRAEYPKATNFILWILAELAVVACDIPEVIGTAFALNMLFKIPVWCGVLITGLSTLMLLLLQQYGVRKLEFLIAILVSLIATCFLVELGYSKPNSSEVVRGLFVPELKGNGATGLAISLLGAMVMPHNLFLHSALVLSRKVPRSVHGIKEACRFYMIESAFALTIAFLINISIISVSGAVCGSDNLSPEDQMNCSDLDLNKASFLLKNVLGNWSSKLFAVALLASGQSSTITGTYAGQYVMQGFLDLRMTPWIRNLLTRSLAILPSLIVSIIGGSSAAGQLIIIASMILSFELPFALVPLLKFTSSRTKMGQHTNSKAISVITWGIGSFIVVINTYFLITSFVKLLLHNGLSTVSQVFSGIFGFLGMLIYMAAILYLVFRKNRKATLPLLEGDSTVRIVGRDTATEGEGSLGHLPREDISSMQLPQQRTASDLD; encoded by the exons ATGAGCGGCCCAATGCAACGCTCGTCGCAGCCACAGTTTATCTCTAGCGTCGAGCGGAACAATCAATCGAATGGTCCTGGCACTCCTCTTATTGACAGCATAGATGTTGATCAGATTGTTATTCCAGAG AAAAATAGTTGGAAGAACCTATTTTCATACATAGGGCCCGGATTTCTTGTCTCTATTGCGTATATTGATCCTGGAAATT TTGAGACAGACCTACAGGCTGGAGCACAGTACAAATATGAG CTTCTTTGGATCATACTTATTGCGTCATGTGCTGCTCTTATAATTCAATCACTTGCAGCTAGGCTAGGAGTCGTGACTG GGAAGCACCTGGCCGAGCATTGCAGAGCTGAATATCCAAAGGCTACAAATTTCATATTATGGATTCTTGCGGAACTAGCTGTAGTTGCATGCGACATTCCTGAAG TAATTGGAACTGCTTTTGCTTTGAACATGCTCTTTAAAATCCCTGTGTGGTGTGGTGTTCTGATAACTGGACTCAGCACTCTGATGCTACTGTTACTACAACAATATGGG GTCCGTAAACTGGAATTTCTGATAGCTATTCTGGTGTCATTAATAGCAACTTGTTTCTTAGTTGAGCTTGGGTATTCTAAACCAAATTCTTCAGAAGTTGTGAGGGGCCTTTTTGTTCCTGAACTTAAAGGGAATGGAGCCACAGGTCTTGCTATCTCACTACTTGGTGCTATGGTGATGCC GCATAATCTTTTTCTCCACTCAGCATTGGTACTATCAAGAAAAGTGCCACGGTCAGTTCATGGGATCAAA GAGGCATGTAGATTCTATATGATTGAAAGTGCATTTGCCCTCACGATAGCGTTCCTCATTAACATATCTATCATATCTGTTAGTGGTGCTGTCTGCGGGTCAGATAATTTGAGTCCTGAAGACCAGATGAATTGCAGTGATCTTGATCTTAACAAAGCTTCGTTTTTGTTAAAG AATGTCCTCGGAAACTGGAGCTCAAAGTTATTTGCAGTAGCCTTGTTGGCGTCTGGCCAGAGTTCTACAATTACAGGAACTTATGCGGGACAATATGTCATGCAG GGGTTTCTAGATCTTCGGATGACACCCTGGATACGGAACCTTCTAACTAGGTCCTTGGCAATTCTGCCAAGTCTGATTGTTTCGATAATTGGAGGTTCCTCAGCAGCTGGACAGTTGATTATCATTGCATCG ATGATACTGTCATTTGAGCTTCCTTTTGCTCTAGTTCCACTCCTAAAATTCACAAGCAGCAGGACAAAAATGGGGCAGCACACAAATTCAAAAGCC ATTTCTGTGATAACATGGGGAATTGGTTCGTTTATCGTTGTCATCAACACCTACTTCCTGATAACAAGCTTTGTCAAGCTGCTTCTCCACAACGGTCTATCGACTGTATCCCAAGTATTCTCCGGGATATTCGGTTTCCTGGGGATGCTCATATACATGGCTGCAATTCTCTACCTCGTTTTCCGGAAGAACAGGAAAGCTACCCTGCCATTGCTGGAGGGCGATTCGACGGTCCGCATAGTAGGTCGCGACACGGCCACTGAAGGAGAAGGTTCTCTTGGCCATCTGCCCCGGGAGGACATCTCCAGCATGCAGCTTCCTCAGCAGCGAACTGCTTCTGATCTCGATTAG